One genomic region from Flavobacterium lindanitolerans encodes:
- a CDS encoding glycosyltransferase, with the protein MKFSFIIPVYNRPDEIDELLQSLVLQKYDKPFEVVVIEDGSTIPCQHIIDTYQERLAISYYFKENSGPGDSRNFGMRKALGDYFLILDSDCILPPDYLLEAEKALELNYVDCFGGPDKALDSFSDIQKAINFSMTSFLTTGGIRGGSEKIDKFQPRSFNMGLSKKAFEASQGFGNIHPGEDPDLSIRLWKMNFETRLFPKAYVYHKRRIDWSKFYKQVNKFGKARPILDSWYPEYSKLTFFFPTLFLLGFLASVVFSFFWTCIFLVLYVFYFLAIFIVSTFQNKSLKIGFFSLIAVVTQFYGYGTGFLKSFWNIKVLKKKPQEVFPELFFKK; encoded by the coding sequence ATGAAATTTTCTTTTATAATTCCGGTCTATAACAGGCCGGACGAAATCGACGAATTATTACAAAGTTTGGTTTTGCAGAAATACGACAAGCCCTTTGAAGTTGTTGTAATTGAGGATGGTTCTACTATTCCGTGCCAACATATTATTGATACTTACCAGGAAAGACTCGCCATTTCGTACTATTTTAAAGAAAATTCAGGACCGGGAGATTCCAGAAATTTTGGAATGAGAAAAGCTCTAGGCGATTATTTTTTAATTTTAGACTCAGACTGTATTCTTCCGCCAGACTATCTCTTAGAAGCAGAAAAAGCATTGGAACTGAATTATGTAGATTGTTTTGGAGGTCCTGATAAAGCTCTGGACAGCTTTTCCGACATACAGAAAGCCATTAATTTTTCAATGACTTCTTTTTTGACAACTGGAGGAATTCGAGGAGGTTCTGAAAAAATAGATAAATTTCAGCCCAGAAGTTTTAACATGGGATTGTCTAAAAAAGCATTTGAGGCCAGCCAGGGCTTTGGGAATATCCATCCCGGAGAAGACCCGGACCTTTCGATAAGACTTTGGAAAATGAATTTTGAAACACGATTGTTCCCAAAAGCCTATGTCTATCATAAAAGAAGAATTGATTGGTCAAAGTTCTACAAACAGGTAAACAAGTTCGGCAAAGCCAGACCCATATTGGATAGTTGGTATCCGGAATACAGTAAGCTGACCTTTTTCTTTCCAACGCTCTTTCTTTTGGGATTCCTTGCTTCGGTGGTATTTTCTTTTTTCTGGACATGCATTTTTCTGGTCTTATATGTTTTTTATTTCTTAGCAATTTTTATTGTTTCCACTTTTCAGAATAAAAGCCTGAAAATAGGATTCTTTTCCCTGATAGCAGTAGTAACACAGTTTTATGGCTACGGCACGGGCTTTCTGAAATCGTTTTGGAATATCAAAGTGCTGAAAAAGAAACCTCAGGAAGTATTTCCGGAGTTGTTTTTTAAAAAATAA
- a CDS encoding T9SS type A sorting domain-containing protein codes for MEKNYFGPISQRAKAKLFLKFLLLLVSTSTFSQTTLINPTTDGGFENGNTLAANGWNAVNASVDSWNVGNVPVAGAGTNCAFVSSTGGATWQYSQTSSVIHLYKNITVPANEPKITLSFRWKVGGEGTGTNDWDNMKAFLVPSSYNPVSGVPIPPNYQIGTLYKLSSTNWSTANISLAVVPGNSYKLVFSWKSDILDVVNPPAAIDQVSMISNPPRTFTSVASGNWNLPATWDINAVPTSADNAIVSTGTTVTLNVNNLAINDLTINGTLNYATAAATFAIKGNLLVNTGGNLDAFAGTTGKSLVVSRNMTNNGNIDLSKGTAVNNILTFDGIIPQTIGGTGTFTNNLIRNLTFNNSSTGVITWNFNDLRVGGNLTFTKGKVALGSNTLILGTGVAAGTGNNAIGALVYTSGGFVSGTFSRWWANTATGTALTAGSQPTAALGRYPFISSTGINRAAYVQRVTPTAGGQIACKYVDAATTSASSISDSGYVLDSKYDGNWTFSTPGTVPVSATYNIALIGQNAYLASNGNSRIIRETAAVEGTHLNGTNLPMGQRTGLTLAQLTQSPLYIGLAFADTPNASIASGNWNNAAIWSKGNVPNCNEIVSIAPNHTVSINSAGNSCKGLTVSLGGKLSVSGGDLVVGCTDNNNTLNVLGVLEVTAGTLNVNGNISTSFGSVFSQSGGNINVDGNSGNAATSVPNGTRIINIIPEDSESLNWTGGILTIVDPHASTTANDVLRIDGAFEGSVNVTSGHTIRFGDGVSVQSGGNATNGFRINCWATVTGLPLGNVIVEGPEGTNRYLTSTYPVPVNGDLTINNGAECRISTIYLNGSAMVNIGGILTSTTGFFFANARFVNESTVAFGPSLNLQQLTNNGIIRNLAASPTANFANMVFNNGSTAGVTLNSPVSLSGTLTLNEGKVNTSNTNLLTVGTATVAGDIAGGSATAYINGPLARTFGNNRTAVGTYSNVTIYPVGKDGSYLPFYIDPSTSGGALQMKGEAFVANSGTFPSNVSSLSNNRWEALLIAGNANLLNANVRIVDAGITANSKMLKSATANGEYAVFSPASIVAADNLYTYSSIRVSDFSGYFSHGQIICSGTVAEPTGSPVQDFVTGQTLVDFVVNGSDIIWYDADGNRLPLSTILVSGTTYYASQTINGCESSGRLAVTAGINLGTDDFEAIAFKYYPNPVSDRLNLVASENIDSVEIYNLLGQRVFSKKLDAMQEQLDFSQLPKGTYILKAAIGNVMKNVKIVKK; via the coding sequence ATGGAAAAAAATTACTTTGGCCCTATCTCACAAAGAGCAAAAGCAAAACTATTCTTAAAATTTTTATTGCTATTAGTTTCCACAAGCACTTTTTCCCAGACTACTTTAATAAATCCAACTACAGATGGTGGATTTGAAAATGGAAATACATTAGCTGCCAATGGATGGAATGCAGTAAATGCCTCTGTTGATAGCTGGAATGTTGGAAATGTTCCTGTTGCAGGAGCTGGAACAAACTGTGCTTTTGTATCGTCAACAGGAGGTGCGACCTGGCAATATTCGCAAACAAGTTCGGTAATCCATTTGTATAAGAATATAACCGTTCCCGCCAACGAACCTAAAATTACACTTTCCTTTAGATGGAAAGTTGGAGGTGAAGGAACAGGAACCAATGACTGGGATAATATGAAAGCCTTTTTGGTGCCTTCCTCTTACAATCCTGTATCAGGGGTTCCGATACCGCCAAACTATCAAATAGGAACATTGTATAAATTAAGTTCTACAAACTGGAGTACCGCCAATATTTCTCTTGCTGTTGTGCCGGGAAATTCTTATAAGCTGGTATTCAGTTGGAAATCTGATATTTTAGATGTCGTGAATCCGCCTGCAGCAATCGACCAGGTTTCTATGATATCCAATCCGCCAAGAACTTTTACATCGGTAGCGTCAGGAAACTGGAATCTTCCCGCTACCTGGGATATAAATGCAGTTCCGACTAGCGCAGACAATGCAATTGTTTCAACAGGGACAACAGTAACCCTTAACGTAAATAATTTAGCCATAAACGACCTTACCATAAACGGAACCCTGAACTATGCAACGGCTGCTGCTACTTTTGCGATAAAGGGTAATTTGTTGGTCAACACGGGAGGTAATCTGGATGCTTTTGCCGGTACGACAGGAAAAAGCCTGGTGGTTTCACGAAACATGACAAATAATGGTAATATTGACCTTTCCAAAGGAACGGCAGTTAATAATATTTTGACATTTGACGGTATAATTCCTCAAACAATTGGAGGAACAGGTACATTTACAAACAATCTCATCAGGAACCTCACATTCAACAATTCTTCTACAGGAGTAATAACCTGGAACTTTAATGATTTGAGAGTAGGTGGTAATCTTACTTTCACCAAAGGAAAAGTGGCCTTGGGAAGCAATACGCTGATTTTAGGTACGGGAGTAGCCGCCGGAACAGGAAATAATGCCATTGGAGCACTTGTCTATACTTCCGGAGGATTTGTGTCGGGAACTTTTTCAAGATGGTGGGCAAATACGGCTACAGGGACAGCATTGACTGCTGGAAGTCAGCCAACGGCCGCTTTAGGCAGATATCCTTTTATTAGCAGTACCGGAATTAACAGGGCTGCCTATGTACAGCGTGTCACGCCAACAGCAGGAGGGCAGATAGCTTGTAAATATGTTGATGCAGCTACAACTTCTGCATCGTCAATTTCTGATTCCGGTTATGTGCTGGATTCAAAATATGACGGGAATTGGACGTTTTCGACTCCGGGCACTGTGCCTGTTTCAGCTACATACAACATCGCGCTTATTGGACAAAATGCTTATTTGGCTTCCAATGGAAACAGCAGGATTATCAGGGAAACAGCAGCAGTCGAAGGAACACATCTCAACGGGACAAACCTTCCAATGGGACAAAGAACAGGATTGACATTGGCGCAGTTAACCCAATCACCGCTTTACATTGGCCTTGCTTTTGCTGACACGCCTAATGCTTCAATAGCAAGTGGAAACTGGAACAATGCTGCCATTTGGAGCAAAGGAAATGTTCCTAACTGTAATGAAATAGTAAGCATTGCACCTAACCATACCGTGAGTATAAATTCAGCCGGAAATAGCTGCAAGGGACTTACGGTTTCACTTGGAGGTAAGCTTTCGGTTTCCGGAGGTGATTTGGTTGTGGGATGTACAGACAATAACAATACATTAAATGTTTTGGGAGTTTTAGAAGTCACTGCCGGAACCCTGAATGTGAACGGTAATATTTCGACTTCTTTTGGTTCGGTATTTTCTCAAAGTGGGGGGAATATCAATGTGGATGGAAATTCGGGTAATGCTGCAACCAGTGTGCCTAATGGAACCCGAATCATCAACATCATTCCGGAAGATTCTGAAAGCCTTAATTGGACTGGAGGAATACTCACAATAGTCGACCCGCATGCTTCAACAACTGCCAATGATGTTTTAAGGATTGATGGGGCCTTTGAAGGCTCTGTAAATGTGACATCCGGACATACAATCCGATTCGGTGATGGTGTATCGGTACAATCCGGCGGTAATGCCACAAACGGATTCAGGATAAATTGCTGGGCAACGGTAACAGGTTTGCCTTTAGGAAATGTCATTGTAGAAGGTCCGGAAGGAACAAATCGTTATCTTACAAGTACCTATCCGGTTCCGGTTAATGGAGACCTTACGATTAATAATGGTGCCGAGTGCCGTATCTCTACCATTTATTTAAACGGTAGTGCAATGGTCAACATTGGAGGTATACTCACATCAACAACAGGTTTTTTCTTTGCAAACGCAAGATTCGTAAACGAATCAACGGTGGCTTTTGGCCCAAGCTTAAACTTACAACAGCTGACTAACAACGGAATCATAAGAAATCTTGCTGCTTCGCCAACTGCTAATTTTGCAAATATGGTGTTCAATAACGGAAGTACGGCGGGTGTAACCTTAAATTCCCCTGTATCATTAAGCGGAACCCTGACTCTTAATGAAGGCAAGGTAAATACTTCAAATACTAATTTACTAACGGTTGGAACGGCAACTGTGGCTGGTGATATTGCAGGTGGCTCTGCTACAGCATACATCAACGGACCTTTGGCAAGAACCTTCGGTAACAACAGAACGGCAGTAGGTACGTATTCGAATGTGACAATCTATCCGGTTGGAAAAGACGGCAGTTATTTGCCTTTTTATATTGACCCGTCAACATCGGGAGGTGCTTTACAAATGAAAGGAGAGGCATTTGTGGCAAATTCCGGAACTTTCCCGTCAAATGTTTCATCACTTTCCAATAACCGTTGGGAAGCCTTACTCATTGCCGGAAACGCAAATTTACTGAATGCAAATGTCAGGATAGTAGATGCAGGCATAACCGCAAACAGTAAAATGCTGAAATCAGCAACAGCAAATGGCGAATATGCGGTATTTTCTCCGGCTTCAATAGTTGCCGCAGACAATTTGTATACTTATTCGTCAATCAGAGTGTCTGATTTTTCAGGATATTTTTCTCATGGACAAATAATTTGTAGCGGAACTGTAGCGGAACCAACCGGTAGTCCAGTACAGGATTTCGTAACAGGACAGACGTTGGTTGATTTTGTTGTTAACGGAAGCGATATCATTTGGTATGATGCAGATGGAAACAGACTGCCATTATCAACAATATTGGTGAGTGGTACAACCTATTATGCATCACAAACCATAAATGGCTGTGAAAGTAGTGGCAGGCTTGCTGTTACGGCAGGAATTAACCTGGGAACTGATGATTTTGAGGCAATCGCTTTTAAATATTATCCTAATCCGGTATCAGACAGGTTAAATCTGGTAGCTTCTGAAAACATTGATTCTGTGGAAATTTATAATCTTTTAGGGCAAAGAGTTTTTTCAAAAAAATTAGATGCTATGCAGGAACAGCTTGATTTTTCACAACTACCAAAAGGTACCTACATTTTGAAAGCGGCAATAGGCAATGTGATGAAAAATGTAAAGATTGTCAAAAAATAA
- a CDS encoding T9SS type A sorting domain-containing protein — protein sequence MKKIYALLVLLCWQVNSQTLNQSANWPNPAWTITGTYNSSAVAFESDPRTTAFFAYDDDDAGNSSHEDNIAAESPVIDLTPAFTAGETTLEITVQYGYYYLDYDVLRFEYWNAATSTWVPWGSSSIPGNNTTITDNFCNIPKTTYLTEGLNISTFTPAQLTGFRYRIFYDDNPDGPDWNYGFCFSSPTIRSIACGAPTGLVVASLNPGGATINWDATAGVTGFEYVLNTTSADPSGAGTSITANTYSPSGLPPGTTYYFHLRTICTATQSPWRTVSFTTSPANDICSSAIALTVNSDLLCTVKTSGTLKSATDSGEPDNGAGTPDDDVWYSFVATGTTHRVQLSNVTGNTTDLVHEVLEGTCGGGLISLNISDPNTSTISGLTPGTTYYVRVFSYGANTNADTTFDLCVGTFPPPPANDNCSGAVTLTVNPNASCAAVSSGNLTSATDSGEGDNGVGTPNDDVWYKFVATQAVHKISLLNVAGSPTDLVHEVLEGTCGGGLISRYVSDNDMSTASGLTAGTTYYVRVFSNSSDTGATSTFNVCIGVPPVGSVCGNPIVVTSLPYTTTDNTNLYGDDYDFPNGGNSGCSGTSNYYLNGDDVVYAYTPTTNTSINIRIPGAAAWSGILVYTSCSDIGTAAVACASGSDIGNREINQFSVTAGTTYYIVLSTFPSPQSFAYTLNITENTCIAPAVTFSRTSNCAVSPGFFVNANITSLGTATSLTVTDNQSSPAQQVTAAGTVQFGPYPNNTSVILTVASNQDGNCVVTSPAQNQTACPPVNDNCANAVAITPTATFVPTDGTNVGATASSTETVPVDCNGYSGGDVWFSVVVPPSGNLTIETGNSSTGASGLDTVVTAYSGACGSLVQVGCDDDGGEGAYSLVVLSGQTPGSTLYLRVYEYSNDSTGSFGISAYDSSLKTTSFDNMSFKVYPNPVKDRLHLSYTENMSDVAIFNLLGQQVLSKKINATESQIDMSTLAGGTYLVKVNVGNQVKTLKIVKE from the coding sequence ATGAAGAAAATCTACGCATTGCTTGTCCTGCTATGCTGGCAAGTCAATTCCCAGACGCTGAACCAATCAGCGAACTGGCCTAATCCCGCCTGGACAATAACGGGTACCTACAATTCGAGTGCTGTTGCTTTCGAATCTGACCCAAGAACTACTGCTTTTTTTGCTTATGACGATGACGATGCCGGGAATAGTTCACATGAAGATAACATTGCGGCAGAATCACCTGTAATTGACCTGACACCGGCTTTCACTGCCGGAGAAACCACATTGGAAATAACAGTGCAATATGGCTACTATTATTTAGATTATGATGTCTTGAGATTTGAATACTGGAATGCGGCCACTTCAACATGGGTTCCGTGGGGTTCAAGCTCAATTCCGGGTAACAATACTACTATTACTGATAACTTTTGTAATATCCCCAAAACGACCTATTTAACGGAAGGGCTTAACATTTCTACTTTTACTCCTGCACAATTAACAGGATTCAGATATCGTATTTTTTATGATGATAATCCTGACGGTCCGGATTGGAATTATGGTTTTTGTTTTAGCTCGCCAACAATTCGTTCCATTGCTTGCGGTGCGCCAACAGGATTGGTTGTCGCTTCATTGAATCCTGGTGGTGCTACAATCAACTGGGATGCTACTGCAGGAGTTACTGGCTTTGAATATGTTTTGAATACAACAAGTGCAGATCCTTCAGGCGCAGGAACATCAATAACGGCTAATACTTATTCGCCTTCAGGTTTACCTCCTGGCACAACCTATTATTTTCATTTAAGAACAATATGTACTGCTACTCAGAGTCCTTGGAGAACAGTTTCATTTACAACTAGTCCTGCCAATGATATTTGTTCATCAGCAATAGCATTAACAGTAAATTCAGATTTATTGTGTACTGTAAAGACATCAGGCACGCTTAAATCAGCAACAGATTCCGGTGAGCCGGATAATGGTGCAGGAACTCCTGATGATGACGTGTGGTATTCGTTTGTGGCTACGGGAACAACACACCGTGTCCAGCTTTCAAATGTAACCGGAAATACAACTGATTTGGTACATGAGGTATTGGAAGGAACTTGCGGAGGCGGTCTTATCAGCTTGAATATAAGTGACCCTAACACAAGTACCATTAGCGGTCTTACTCCGGGAACTACATACTACGTAAGGGTATTCAGCTATGGAGCCAATACTAATGCGGATACAACTTTTGATCTTTGTGTGGGAACATTTCCACCGCCACCTGCAAATGATAACTGTTCCGGAGCTGTAACGCTTACCGTAAATCCAAATGCTAGTTGTGCGGCAGTTTCGTCAGGAAACCTGACTTCGGCAACAGATTCAGGAGAAGGAGATAATGGTGTAGGTACTCCAAATGATGACGTTTGGTATAAATTTGTGGCCACCCAGGCGGTACATAAAATTTCACTTTTGAACGTGGCCGGGTCTCCAACAGACCTTGTGCATGAAGTATTGGAAGGAACTTGTGGAGGAGGTTTAATCAGCAGATATGTAAGTGATAATGACATGAGTACTGCCTCAGGATTAACAGCAGGTACTACTTATTATGTAAGGGTATTTAGTAATTCTTCAGACACAGGGGCTACTTCAACTTTTAATGTTTGCATAGGTGTGCCGCCGGTAGGTTCTGTATGTGGAAATCCAATTGTAGTGACAAGCTTGCCATACACCACAACCGATAATACAAACCTGTATGGTGATGATTATGATTTTCCAAATGGAGGAAATTCAGGTTGTTCTGGTACTTCAAACTATTATTTGAATGGTGATGATGTTGTATATGCTTATACGCCAACAACCAACACATCAATTAACATAAGAATTCCAGGAGCAGCAGCATGGTCAGGAATCTTAGTCTATACAAGCTGTAGTGATATTGGAACGGCAGCTGTTGCCTGTGCTTCCGGAAGTGATATCGGAAACAGGGAAATCAATCAGTTTTCTGTTACTGCCGGAACAACATACTATATTGTTCTTTCCACTTTTCCATCTCCGCAAAGCTTTGCGTATACCTTGAATATTACGGAAAATACTTGTATAGCTCCAGCAGTTACATTCAGCAGAACATCAAACTGTGCCGTTTCACCAGGATTCTTTGTTAATGCAAACATAACAAGTTTGGGTACGGCAACTTCTTTGACTGTTACAGACAATCAATCAAGTCCGGCACAACAGGTAACGGCTGCAGGCACAGTTCAATTCGGGCCATATCCGAATAACACATCTGTAATTCTTACAGTAGCAAGCAATCAGGATGGAAACTGTGTAGTGACAAGCCCGGCACAAAACCAGACAGCTTGTCCTCCGGTAAATGATAATTGTGCTAACGCAGTAGCCATAACACCTACGGCAACTTTTGTTCCAACAGACGGAACCAATGTTGGAGCTACAGCAAGTTCTACAGAAACTGTACCGGTAGACTGTAACGGATATTCTGGTGGTGATGTTTGGTTCTCTGTAGTAGTACCGCCTAGTGGTAACCTGACTATTGAAACAGGAAATTCAAGCACAGGTGCAAGCGGATTGGATACGGTGGTTACTGCATACTCCGGAGCTTGCGGTTCTTTAGTTCAGGTGGGTTGTGATGATGATGGTGGTGAAGGAGCTTATTCTTTAGTTGTATTATCAGGACAGACTCCGGGTTCAACATTATATTTGAGAGTTTATGAGTATTCAAATGACAGTACGGGAAGTTTTGGTATATCGGCCTATGATTCTTCTTTGAAGACGACATCTTTTGATAATATGAGCTTCAAAGTATATCCTAACCCGGTTAAAGACAGGCTTCATTTGTCTTATACAGAAAACATGTCTGATGTTGCCATATTTAATTTGTTAGGACAGCAGGTTCTTTCAAAGAAAATCAATGCGACAGAAAGCCAGATTGATATGTCAACTTTAGCAGGTGGAACTTATCTGGTAAAAGTAAATGTTGGCAATCAGGTTAAGACATTAAAAATCGTTAAGGAATAA